From a single Theropithecus gelada isolate Dixy chromosome 8, Tgel_1.0, whole genome shotgun sequence genomic region:
- the AP3M2 gene encoding AP-3 complex subunit mu-2 isoform X1, producing the protein MIHSLFLINSSGDIFLEKHWKSVVSRSVCDYFFEAQERATEAENVPPVIPTPHHYLLSVYRHKIFFVAVIQTEVPPLFVIEFLHRVVDTFQDYFGVCSEPVIKDNVVVVYEVLEEMLDNGFPLATESNILKELIKPPTILRTVVNTITGSTNVGDQLPTGQLSVVPWRRTGVKYTNNEAYFDVIEEIDAIIDKSGSTITAEIQGVIDACVKLTGMPDLTLSFMNPRLLDDVSFHPCVRFKRWESERILSFIPPDGNFRLLSYHVSAQNLVAIPVYVKHNISFRDSSSLGRFEITVGPKQTMGKTIEGVTVTSQMPKGVLNMSLTPSQGTHTFDPVTKMLSWDVGKINPQKPPNLKGTMSLQAGASKPDENPTINLQFKIQQLAISGLKVNRLDMYGEKYKPFKGIKYMTKAGKFQVRT; encoded by the exons ATGATTCATAGTCTTTTCTTGATCAACtcctctggagacattttcctggAGAAACACTGGAAGAGTGTGGTCAGCCGTTCTGTTTGTGATTACTTTTTTGAGGCGCAAGAGAGAGCTACTGAGGCAGAAAATGTGCCTCCAGTTATCCCTACCCCTCACCACTATCTCTTAAGTGTTTACCGCCACAAGATCTTTTTTGTGGCTGTGATCCAGACGGAGGTCCCCCCTCTGTTTGTCATTGAGTTTCTTCACCGAGTGGTGGACACATTTCAG GATTATTTTGGAGTCTGTTCAGAGCCAGTGATCAAAGACAATGTGGTTGTGGTTTATGAGGTATTGGAAGAGATGCTTGACAATGGTTTTCCATTGGCTACCGAGTCGAACATTCTTAAAGAACTCATAAAGCCTCCCACTATCCTTCGAACGGTTGTCAACACCATCACAG GAAGCACCAATGTGGGTGACCAACTTCCCACTGGGCAGCTGTCAGTGGTGCCTTGGCGACGGACTGGGGTGAAATACACCAACAATGAGGCCTATTTTGATGTGATTGAAGAGATTGATGCAATTATTGATAAATCAG GCTCCACAATTACTGCCGAGATCCAGGGGGTGATTGATGCCTGTGTCAAGCTGACTGGCATGCCGGATCTTACACTTTCCTTCATG AACCCTAGGTTGTTGGATGATGTCAGCTTCCATCCTTGTGTTCGTTTCAAGCGCTGGGAATCTGAGCGCATCCTCTCCTTCATCCCTCCTGATGGAAACTTCCGCCTGCTGTCTTACCATGTCAGTGCACAGAA TCTGGTTGCAATCCCAGTGTATGTCAAACATAACATCAGTTTCCGGGACAGTAGTTCCCTTGGACGCTTTGAAATAACGGTGGGACCCAAGCAGACGATGGGGAAGACCATCGAGGGAGTGACTGTCACCAGCCAGATGCCCAAGGGGGTCCTGAACATGAGCCTTACTCCATCACAGGGGACACACACATTCGACCCAGTCACAAAG atgcTGTCTTGGGATGTAggaaaaataaatccacaaaagCCACCAAATTTGAAGGGGACCATGAGTCTTCAGGCTGGAGCTTCCAAACCAGATGAAAATCCCACAATTAACCTGCAGTTTAAGATCCAGCAGTTGGCCATTTCTG GACTCAAGGTGAATCGTCTGGATATGTATGGAGAAAAGTACAAACCCTTTAAGGGCATAAAATACATGACCAAAGCTGGAAAGTTCCAAGTTCGAACCTGA
- the AP3M2 gene encoding AP-3 complex subunit mu-2 isoform X2, whose protein sequence is MIHSLFLINSSGDIFLEKHWKSVVSRSVCDYFFEAQERATEAENVPPVIPTPHHYLLSVYRHKIFFVAVIQTEVPPLFVIEFLHRVVDTFQDYFGVCSEPVIKDNVVVVYEVLEEMLDNGFPLATESNILKELIKPPTILRTVVNTITGSTNVGDQLPTGQLSVVPWRRTGVKYTNNEAYFDVIEEIDAIIDKSGSTITAEIQGVIDACVKLTGMPDLTLSFMNPRLLDDVSFHPCVRFKRWESERILSFIPPDGNFRLLSYHVSAQNLVAIPVYVKHNISFRDSSSLGRFEITVGPKQTMGKTIEGVTVTSQMPKGVLNMSLTPSQGTHTFDPVTKMLSWDVGKINPQKPPNLKGTMSLQAGASKPDENPTINLQFKIQQLAISEDFHVCSYFYFGMTGPFQDSR, encoded by the exons ATGATTCATAGTCTTTTCTTGATCAACtcctctggagacattttcctggAGAAACACTGGAAGAGTGTGGTCAGCCGTTCTGTTTGTGATTACTTTTTTGAGGCGCAAGAGAGAGCTACTGAGGCAGAAAATGTGCCTCCAGTTATCCCTACCCCTCACCACTATCTCTTAAGTGTTTACCGCCACAAGATCTTTTTTGTGGCTGTGATCCAGACGGAGGTCCCCCCTCTGTTTGTCATTGAGTTTCTTCACCGAGTGGTGGACACATTTCAG GATTATTTTGGAGTCTGTTCAGAGCCAGTGATCAAAGACAATGTGGTTGTGGTTTATGAGGTATTGGAAGAGATGCTTGACAATGGTTTTCCATTGGCTACCGAGTCGAACATTCTTAAAGAACTCATAAAGCCTCCCACTATCCTTCGAACGGTTGTCAACACCATCACAG GAAGCACCAATGTGGGTGACCAACTTCCCACTGGGCAGCTGTCAGTGGTGCCTTGGCGACGGACTGGGGTGAAATACACCAACAATGAGGCCTATTTTGATGTGATTGAAGAGATTGATGCAATTATTGATAAATCAG GCTCCACAATTACTGCCGAGATCCAGGGGGTGATTGATGCCTGTGTCAAGCTGACTGGCATGCCGGATCTTACACTTTCCTTCATG AACCCTAGGTTGTTGGATGATGTCAGCTTCCATCCTTGTGTTCGTTTCAAGCGCTGGGAATCTGAGCGCATCCTCTCCTTCATCCCTCCTGATGGAAACTTCCGCCTGCTGTCTTACCATGTCAGTGCACAGAA TCTGGTTGCAATCCCAGTGTATGTCAAACATAACATCAGTTTCCGGGACAGTAGTTCCCTTGGACGCTTTGAAATAACGGTGGGACCCAAGCAGACGATGGGGAAGACCATCGAGGGAGTGACTGTCACCAGCCAGATGCCCAAGGGGGTCCTGAACATGAGCCTTACTCCATCACAGGGGACACACACATTCGACCCAGTCACAAAG atgcTGTCTTGGGATGTAggaaaaataaatccacaaaagCCACCAAATTTGAAGGGGACCATGAGTCTTCAGGCTGGAGCTTCCAAACCAGATGAAAATCCCACAATTAACCTGCAGTTTAAGATCCAGCAGTTGGCCATTTCTG AAGACTTTCATGTTTGCTCTTATTTCTATTTTGGAATGACTGGGCCTTTCCAG GACTCAAGGTGA